The Rhinolophus ferrumequinum isolate MPI-CBG mRhiFer1 chromosome 6, mRhiFer1_v1.p, whole genome shotgun sequence genome has a window encoding:
- the CELF6 gene encoding CUGBP Elav-like family member 6 isoform X8, which translates to MNRPIQVKPAASEGRGEDRKLFVGMLGKQQGEEDVRRLFQPFGHIEECTVLRSPDGTSKGCAFVKFGSQGEAQAAIQSLHGSRTMAGASSSLVVKLADTDRERALRRMQQMAGQLGAFHPAPLPLGACGAYTTAILQHQAALLAAAQGPGLGPVAAVAAQMQHVAAFSLVAAPLLPAAAANSPQGGGPGSLPGLPAPIGVNGFGPLTSQTNAQPGSDTLYNSGLSPYPAQSPGVADPLQQAYAGMHHYAAAYPSAYAPVSTAFPQQPSALPQQQREGEGQGAGDQSLVGLDSGSLPLNQPATVPAGPEGCNLFIYHLPQEFGDAELIQTFLPFGAVVSAKVFVDRATNQSKCFGFVSFDNPTSAQTAIQAMNGFQIGMKRLKVQLKRPKDANRPY; encoded by the exons AGGACCGAAAGCTGTTTGTGGGGATGCTGGGGAAGCAGCAGGGTGAGGAGGACGTCAGACGTCTGTTCCAGCCCTTCGGCCACATCGAGGAGTGCACTGTCTTACGGAGCCCGGATGGCACCAGTAAAG GCTGTGCCTTTGTGAAGTTTGGGAGTCAGGGGGAAGCTCAGGCGGCCATCCAGAGTCTGCACGGCAGCCGGACCATGGCG GGCGCCTCATCCAGCCTCGTGGTCAAGCTGGCGGACACCGACCGGGAGCGCGCGCTGAGGCGGATGCAGCAGATGGCGGGCCAGTTGGGTGCCTTCCACCCGGCACCACTGCCGCTTGGGGCCTGCGGAGCCTACACCACCGCG ATCCTGCAGCACCAGGCGGCCCTGCTGGCGGCGGCGCAGGGTCCGGGTCTAGGCCCGGTGGCCGCAGTGGCGGCACAAATGCAGCACGTGGCGGCCTTCAGCCTCGTAGCGGCGCCGCTGCTGCCCGCGGCAG CAGCCAACTCCCCTCAGGGCGGCGGCCCTGGCTCGCTTCCCGGCCTCCCGGCGCCCATCGGGGTCAATGGATTCGGCCCTCTGACTTCCCAAACCAACGCGCAGCCGGGCTCCGACACTCTCTACAATAGCGGGCTCTCCCCTTACCCAG cccagagccccGGCGTGGCTGACCCCCTGCAGCAGGCCTACGCTGGGATGCACCACTACGCAG CAGCCTATCCGTCGGCCTATGCCCCAGTGAGCACAGCTTTTCCCCAGCAGCCTTCAGCCCTGCCCCAGCAGCAAAGAGAAGGTGAGGGACAGGGGGCTGGAGATCAGAGCCTGGTGGGGCTGGACTCAGGGTCCCTCCCCCTGAACCAGCCCGCTACTGTTCCTGCAGGCCCGGAAGGCTGTAACCTCTTCATCTATCACCTGCCTCAGGAGTTTGGTGATGCAGAACTCATACAGACATTCCTGCCCTTTGGAGCCGTTGTCTCTGCCAAAGTCTTTGTGGATCGAGCCACCAACCAGAGCAAGTGTTTTG GGTTTGTTAGCTTTGACAATCCAACCAGTGCCCAGACAGCTATTCAGGCCATGAATGGCTTTCAAATTGGCATGAAGAGGCTCAAGGTCCAACTAAAGAGGCCCAAGGATGCCAACCGGCCTTACTGA